The segment GAAATCACCGAGTTCCCAACGATGAAGTTGGGAACGAGTGCACTAAAGCACACAACCACTGAGTTTGCTGTGTAGAGGATCAACCAAATTAGTAGCAAAAAGTGCAGGAAAGCCATGAAGCTAGGGTTCAGCCCCACCAGCCAGTACACCGGGATGGAGAACAGAATCGCTAGAATGAGCAGAAACGGCAAGTAAACAAGTCCATTAGCGACCGCGTATGAAGAAACTCTGTAGCTTCCACTTGAGGTCTCCTTCATGAGAATCTCTCTTTCTTGCAGAAAGATAGGGAGTGCCTCTATCGTTGAAGTTAGCAGGAACGTCAATATGAACGCAAAGAGTCCGACTCTTTCTCTTGCGCCTTTCAAATCATCCTTAATATTATGGAAAATCAGACCTAGAACAATCCCTGAACCTAGCATCTGAACCGTCCTGCAAGCAAACAGCTCCTTGGTTCTGAAAATGTTCTTGGAGAACCTATGAGTGAGTATCATAGTTTCTCCGAGTCTCGAATTCGCGAAATCTCTCGTGAACTCCTTACTTATCTTCATGGTTCCTACATCAGCGACCTTTGATTGTTGAAACAGCTGCTGTAGTGTGAACTTGCCGCTTCTCCCCTCACCTTGTGATGATGTTAGGACATGATGGGCTGCTGCTACTCTTCTGCTTTGCTGTAGCCTTTGGTGCTTAGTGATGGCTTCGATTGACTCGATGGCGAATTCGACTATATTCTCATGGAGAGGAGGCTGCAAACCGTTTGACCTTAAGTAGAGCCCAAGCTGATCCACCGAGCCTTGGTTCAGCGTCGAGCCGTTAGCCAACAAAAGAACAGAATTGAACAGTTTGACTATACGAAAACCCGGCTGGTGGATACTCAGAATTATGGTCCGGCCCCTTGTTTCAGCCATGAGCTTGAGCATGTCTATGATCTGAAGAGCAGAAGTGCTGTCAAGACCAGAGGTTGGCTCGTCAAGTATCAGAACTTTGGGGTCGTGAATAACTTCAACTCCTATAGAGACCCGGCGTCTCTCCCCACCTGATATCCCTCTGACGCTGTCATCTCCCACACGAGCCGTGGATACAGCTTCAAGACCAAGCTCACGCACCAACGACTTAACCCGTGATCTCAGTTCCTCTGCAGGGAGCTTTAAACGCAGCTTGGCGCTGAACAAAAGGGTTTCCTCAACCGTTAGCAGAGGAAACAGAGTGTCCTTTTGTGTGACGTAACCAGAGATTTTCTTGAAATTGGCTCTGTCAACCGGTCTCTGATTGACAATAACCGATCCGGTTTGAGGGATCAGTCTTCCAGCTAGAATTTCAAGCAGAGAAGACTTCCCTGCACCACTTGGACCAACAATAGCGAGAATCTCCCATGGTTTGGCTCTGCAGGTCACTCCTTTTAGTACATGCTTGACTTTCTTGCAGGTTCTTCCATCCTCCAGCTTCCATGTCTCTTCCTCTGTCTTAACCGGTTGGTCAGCTTCCAGCACCGGCTTCCTTGTAAAGATTCTGAAAGGATTAACATTAATCTTCCGTTCAGTGATGTTGTAATCAATATCAAAAGCTTCGATCTCACATCCTTCCTTCTCCATTGATGAAGCTTTTGCACTCTTTTTCTCTGATTCTCCAATGCTTGAGAGAAAGGACAAGTAATAAGTACGATACCAATTATTTGTCTTACGTAGTTATTCTTCTAATTGTTTTtataactaataataaaatcttttgATAAGTTAGGTGTTCAAAAGGACAGCTTGGTTTTCTGTAGCTTCTATTGGATTTAAGTGACGACTTAAGTTATGGTTCACGGGctgtttgttttcttatatcatagagagagaaacagagaggtTCACATGCAATTGTTCTTTCTCACTCCGCTGTAACTTTCCCAAGATGTGAAAGAGTCACGTGTTGCTCTATGCATACttttttttagagaaattgCGGTGAATACCAAAgaactaaaataattatgtcaAAAGTAAGTGGCACTTCCTGTAATATTGAAATCAACAAAAGTGGCACTTCTGTAATATGTCAAGAAGTAAGTGGCACCCAAATGGTTTGAGTCTGTTtacataatttaaatggatatttaaaccgaatcaaatccacaaacatccaaacatgAACCGAAACTGAAAAAGCTTTATTGTTGGAAATGAGTTTTGCTCCGTACTTAAAACCCATCAGACGATATGTTTGGCTAAAAGCGTTTTCTGTCGACTTGAGAATCTCTTTGCCGACTTCAGTCTATAGATTacagaattttttaaaaaaatttaaatctctTATTCACTATTATTATGCTTTTTACAACCGAAAGAGACCCTACTACTGGCTGTTAAAAGCAAGAAGGGATCTGAGTGACCTCATTATCTCTTGATTTTCCTATCATGTATGTTCTCTTCTTAAAATAAGGAAAAAATTCTATCGTTTTTGTGAGATatcaaacaaagtcccacatcggatattagacaaagaaaaatctaatatataaagagaagtccaactctaattagtacgatgCCTTTTGGaaaggaaaccaaaagtaaatccatgcgggttTGTCACTAAgtcccaaagtggacaatatcgtactaatcggataatatAGAGTTGGACACGGGATTTaacaatcccaacaattggtatcagagcggtttgaCGAAGAGATGCAAAAGACCAAAAATACCCTTTAAGTAAGAACGggtataaaaagaaaaagaaggtcTGTTTGCAGAAACGTCAGAAGATCATGGAACCTACGATGTTGTGGGAGAAGCATTCTCAAAGGAAAGCCCTGTGATTAGGAAACACACAAGAGATGAGTTGTGGTTCTTAGTTTGAGAGGGAGAATGTGAGATatcaaacaaagtcccacatcggatattagacaaaagaaaatctaatatataaagagaagtccaactctaattagtacgaggccttttgggaaggaaaccaaaagtaaatccatgcgggcttgtcattaaggcccaaagtgaacaatatcgtactaatcggataatatAGAGTTGGACACGGAATTTAACAATCCCAACAGTTTTCTCTCCCAAGCCCAGAAATCGAGACAGTCGTTTCTTCCATGATTTCCGACGCCGGCAGCTCCTTAGCTCGCCGGCGTCACCGtcctttctctctgtttctctatcTTAGTtcctcttttgttttctttgttgatTTGCTCCAAGTTTTTCTCTTGTTCTTAGTTTTCTTAAGTTCTTCTTTTGTTCATGGTTGTGCAAGCTGTCGTTCCTGCCATATCCAAACCTGTTGGCTCTTGTTTCTCACTTGTAGTCCAGCTCCGTCCGTCACAGCTGCACTTGTATCAGATCTGGCTTTTGAGGGTTGCGTTTGTACTTCAATATCTCGTTCTCCAAATACCACCGTACGGCCAGATCTGCTCTTCTCTTCGTCCTTGCGGGCGTTGAACTTTCTCTCTATGGGGAAGACCTACTCTAATCTACCTTGTTGTGAACGAAGCTCTTATGTTGGAGTTTTCCGATGTTCATTTGTCGGATCTACGAGCCTTAGTTGCTCTGAACTATACTCCTCATCCTCTGAAGCGAATCGACTCTTGTCAGAAGACCCAAAGACCAATCACCTTTCAACACCAGTACCGTTCACAGTTGCAAAGCCCGGTGCTTACTCGGGTCTCAGCCCTGAAGAACGTTCAACAAGTGCTCTGTATTATCTCCGAATCAGACATCCTCTACAGTTGCAAGCTTCAGATGTCCCGATCTTGGCCTACCGCCAGCGATGTTCAGCCGCCTCCAGATCTGCCAATCCTATCGACGGCTCATCCGACAACCTCTCGCGAGGAACCTTAGTCTGCATCAGAACATATTACTCAATTCCATCCGGCAAAAAGTGCTTTGTGCTTTCATCTTCCATCATTTGGGAGAAATTAATCTTACCTTCCTCCCTTTGGGAGAGATCACTATTATCATCCTCTCCTCTGGGAGAGAATCACTCTTCCATGTTCCCTCTACTATAAAGGTGAGACGTATACCCTGTTCTTGCAAGTCTTGAAAAGCTCAGCCTTGGTTTTAACCTTGCGTGTGTTTTATGACCATATCATGGTCTTGGGTCTAAAGAAAGTTGATTTCAACTCTATCTCCTTCCAAATTTCAACTTACGGAAGCTTTGGGGACTGGCTATTGATTGTTTATGACTTGGTGATTGCTGGAGTTTTGTTTACTATTTGGAATCCATTGATGAAGAGTGCAGGACTTGCTTGGATCATCGAGGATGCATGTTCATCCTCTTCTCACTCAGCGACAACTTCCTTTGTGGCATCATCTTTTACTGCGGAAACTTTGATGTTGAGCAGTGTCTTATCTTCGCTGTCAATCTCCTCAGAGAAACTATCTATTTTAACTTATGTTGTTTTTAAGTTTCATTATTGTAATCAAAGAGGATAGATAATTCCctttaattattatatgtttgaAGTTTAAGTTAATGAAATGAAAGgttgcacacaaaaaaaaaagtatgttctcttctttattttttggcAACTTTTATTACGCCGACAACATTGTGTAAATTCAGCGAAGTTTTTCCTTGGCAAGAGTGATACATGCCGTGTACTATACCGTTGACATTTGACGTAATCCTCTCCACGAGCCAGTAAGTGGTAAACGAATACGAGACTAAGTCAAAAACCCAAAAGATTAGAAATAATCAAACTCATCGAATTTTTCTAAAAGAAATATTCACACGGTAAAGCCATACAACATTCTGGTTGTTTTTTGAGAAGACAAGACTGAATATCATCTTTGTATAACAACACAACTTACTATTATCTTTAATCCTCGCTtctataatctttgtattcatttTCATGTTGCtttttacatcttttttttgtGCCCCAGTTTACACTTAAACCCTTCCTCTTCTTGTTCCAATTCTGATTCTCCCACCCACACACACCTAAAGTTCCAGGGTCTAGAGAAAGAAAGACACTGTCTGTACATTGATCCCTTGGGCCAACTCTTTCGGATGCGGCTCTCTCAAAATCTCAATCTTCACTTTAATGATCTACACCAGTCTTGATCTGAAGGGTGAACTCGGCGCCTGGGCTCTGTAACTGGATGGTTCTATCGATGTGTCTTTCTTGAACCTAAATGGACTTGCAGCAAACTCAGCTTGGTTGTACCCACTTTCGTGCACGGGAAATGCATAAGAGGGATGAGGAGGTGACAGGAAACAACTTTTGTATGCTGGTCCAAGTTGCCTTAAAGGGCTTGCACATGGAGATACTGGCAAGGATGTGATGGCTCTTACGTTTTCTCTGCTGCAAAGTACGAAAGAAAGACGGGTTTAGTTTTGACACAACCAAGCATTATTATATAGATTTAGGCATAAGCCCTTTTTACCTAGGGCTCTTTATAGGATGAAAGACAGGATGTCTCCCTGAAAAAGGTGGTTCCCTTGTAGGCTGCTCAAGAAGGAAATCGAAGTTAGAAGGAAATCGAAGTCAAACACATAGATAAATGTACACATACCAGTGAGGAGGGTCCATCATAGGGACGTGGGGGGACATCTTTGTGCATGCTGGTATTAGCCACTCTCGGTGAATGTACACGTAGAAAAGGGTGTTCTAGAAGCTGAGCAGCCGTAGGACGCACTGTCGGATTTCGTTGCAGACATAGTCTTATAAAATTCTTTGCATCATTTGAAAGGTGATCAGGTATTTCTGGCATGTCTTTGCTGTTCCCGATTTTGAAAATTGCAGCAACCTGGCAAAGATAGTAGACAACTTGGAATTTAGAATAGTTAGAGAGATGAGtgaataaaaagatatatgtCCCAGTCTTCAGTATCATGTATACCCCTTCAAACTGGCTCCAAGGTGGCTTTGCTGTTGCCATTTCGAGAATAGTACAACCCAAACTCCACACATCGACTGCAAGAGTGTAGCCGTTTTTGTGCATCACAACCTGGAAGAAAACAGAAGCATGAGGTGATTTTTCTATCAATCAGCTGCAAGAACATAATGTCCGTCCCTCGCAAGAACTTCTCATGAAAAAGAAATGGGAAACTACCTCGGGTGCCATCCAATAAGGACTCCCCGTGAAAGAAAGCATAGTAGAATAGGCTGTTACCTGTTGCAGAAAGAAAGCATAATTttcaagaaatataaaataagctGATATCTTCTGCTGACTAAAAGAATATTTATTCATACTTACATGTTTGGCCATCCCAAAATCTGCCAACTTGATTTCACCATTTGGATCCACTAATATATTTGCTCCTTTGATGTCCCTGTTAGatcaaaataatgttttattatatatttccaaGAAGCGGCCACTGAAGTTTCGGATATTACAGCCAGACTACCTATGCACTGTATTTCGTCCATGTAAATAGACAAGCCCGGAGAGAATCTGCCGTGTGTAGTTTTGGATAACAGGTTCAGTGAAAGCACCATACTCCGCGAGTAGTTTATGGATTGAGCCTCCTGACACAAACTCCAAGTAGACGGACAAGGTTTCTTCACTCTacaaccataaaaaaaaaaaatccaaaacacaTGTCCAGCGAAGGCTTCAGTATTGTTTCCATATAACAATATTAAGCTGCTCAAACGCAGCACGCATATATGATCTCTTCTTTTCCTGAAGCTCACATAGATTGACAGACACATACCAGTTCACTTCCGTAATATTGAACAATATTCGGATGACAAAGCTGGCTCAGCACAGTTATCTCCTGCAAAATCAAATTAGTCTGGTTAATACAGGCGTTGACCAATATCAAGAGTGTTTGAGACATATACAGAAGATAAGGTTGATCTAAACAAACCTGATTTAGTTGCTTCAGACATTCCTTTGAGTTTTTGTCGTCAGAAATGACCTTGACCTCTTTAATAGCACAAATTCTTCCTTCCTCACTATATGAACcgcaaaaaaaagaaggttttATGAACGTACCAAACAACTCAGAGAGGTGGATGCTACAAAGTTATAACTCTATATATGTAAACGGAGCTAGCATTGTAAAAAAATTGTGCTTACTATTGCCTTAATCTAGATGGCAGGTGAAACTAACCTTCAATTTTTGATCTAAGTAATTGTGGACACGAagcatcaaaagaaaaagaagatttcAACACCATATTACTGGTAAAACCCCCACAAACTCATCATCACACATAGCAACTCTGGTTACTAGCATAAGAGAGCAACTGACCCCAGACATCAAATATTCATAGCCTAGAGAGTAAGCTAGCATCAACTCTTGTCATCTAAAAAAACTAAGCCAATTAGAGAGTATCAGTGTATCACCTATTAAAGCCTTGATAGACTTTGCCAAAGGTGCCACTCCCAATAAATCTCCCTTTCTTCCACTTGGAAACCCCCAAAGGAGGAGAGGCCGTCGTCGTCGTCTCCGACGACCCTCCTCCTACAATCCAAGACCCCCCTTGCTGCACACCAGAAGCAGGGCTGGTAGGAGAACACGGAAGCACAACGGAGGGGCTTGTAGGAGATCCCGGCGGGAGAGGCAAAGGATGATACTCAGATGACCTCCCTCCATcattagaagaagaagactctAACGTCATCCCGGAGAATCTGTTATGCAGTGGAGAGGTAGGTCTAGTTCCCGCCTTTGGTGAAACCGCTGCAGCAGCATTAGATTTCCTGCTCAGAGAACCACACAGATTATCAATCAATCACTCAATCAATAAATCAATAAAGGAAGGAGAGAGAAGGGAATCGAACCTAGGAGCAGTGGGTTGACTCTGGTCTTCAGCCGATCCAGACGAGCTAACGCTGGAGACAGAAGCCGATCCAGAAACCGATCCACCGGCGGCTTGATCGCTAGGAACGGAAGAAGCGGAGAGCGACGGGAGAGGGAGAGGGTGACATCTCTTCTCGTCGGAGAAGCCGGAAGCGCCGCCGGCGAATTCGCGGCTGCAGCGCGGGGTGCATCGAGAAGGAGTGACCGGATCGGGGCTGGATTTGTTATCTGCGGAGATTCTTCTGATAGACTTATCGGAGACGGAGCGAGTTTGGGTTTGAAGGAGGTGGTGGGAATCGTCTTTGTTCTTTCCCGACTTCCTCACCCACCAAGTAGGCATCACAATCGTTTGGTTGGGGGACTGAGatcgaaagagagagagagagagagagagagagagagagagagagagataaaataCGGAAGATGGGggaagagagaaggagaagatgatgaagaggaagacgacAAGTGGGggaaagaggagagagagagtggaCAGCTAAGCACGAAAGAGTAGTTGGAGAGGGTTGCACGTGCTGACGTGGTCTATAtcattgcttcttcttttttccaaTGGGTTTTTTTCTCACTTGGGCCACCAAAGCCCATGATCATTGACTCGAatgaatttatctttttaattgaTTGATAGTCTAGGGAGTATATAAGTGACAAACTGGATCTAATCTTTAACTTTTATTCCTATGAACTTttgctttaaaaaaattatatcagtGTGGAGAGATAGGTGGTTCTATCAACATGATCAAGTCATAATAGCTGGAGAAAGGCCGCCATGACCACATAATATCTTCTTCTCCAcaacatataaaacaatttcCACACATAAAGAGACAGTATTGacagttgctcaaaaaaaaagagacagtATTGACTTTGTGTGATTTACCTGATTTTGCAGTTTCCTTTGATACGGGTGATACAATATGAATATTTTACCTGAGAATGTCTATAACTCACTAAGCAGAAGAGATTATGAAAAGAACTGGAACAAAGTAAAGCATCTTCCTAGTGTTACCTTGAAAGGGGAACTTGAGAGGGAGTAGAAAGTAGAATTGTAGAAACGCCTTCACTAATATCCGCGTTTGTTTGCTTGCTCTCAACCTCTGTTGCAGATTGTACTGTTAGAACTTCGACTGGCTAATAAAATTAACTCAGGATTTACTCTTGCAGCAATGCTATGCCACCAACAACATCTGAACTAATAGTTGCCTTAGATGCTCCAGATAGTTCTGAACGGGTTTCAACTTCAGAAGGTGCTTCAACTAATAGTTGCCTTAGATGCTCCATACATTCACGTGCTACCTGAAGCTTCCAAAAAAAAGACTATGAGACTCTTAactcatatatatacattttccGGAAGAAATGAAAGCACTGGTATTGGTAATGACAAAGGTATGCACACACTACACGAAGAGTGAAATTGTAATAATAATCCCGTTGAAACAGCATGAACGCCATATTAtcttagtgatttttttttgccaaaacatACGTTATAATCGAAACAGAAAAACAGTATGCTTAATCTCCCcgtcttattttttttgttacaccaACATACTTATTCATTTTTCTAGCATTGTCATGTTTTAGCACTTAAACATCACCCCTTAAATGGAGTCGCTACTTTGGGATGAGACACTTATTTCACTTATTTAGGGAATTGATCAAATTCGATTACCAGTATAAGTAATAGTACCATCTATCATAGGTAGATAGTGTTTTATGGATAGATCATAGAATAATCAGGAAATCTATTCTAAACAAAGATGGTATAACATATTGAAAAGTTTTGATGGTTTAATGGGAACAAGTAATACAAAAGCGAGTTAGTCGCtactttatttaaaaataaaagttctcATTTGGAGTATTATATTTGCAACATATTGTtttcaattggtgaagatggtttggAACCAGAAAAATGACTAGTTTTTACAAATtgtttggaaaaataaaaagatactgAAGATAAGTTTCAACAACtcaaaatttattcatataCTACAGACATAATTCAAAGCTGGACAATTTTACACGCAGTGCAAGAAAACAATTGTTGTTTGTTGTTCATGTAGATGCAGAATTATCATCTTGGTTTGtagaatttatataaatttatatcagtTTCGTTCACAATGCTTGACCATTACTCATGTAGCTTAGAGTGCTTAACTCATCCAAATAAGTAAGATAAATTAGGATATGTTGGTCAAAGTGGTAAATGAGCTCTCCCTTGAACCACTATCACCTGGATTAGATGTACACTATAAAAGTCTTACAATACTTAAATTCCGggtaaaaacataaaatcaatacaattaaaacaacaGACATTTTTCAGACATCTCCTtgattttttaaactatttacaaaagtgtcattatcatttaattttaattaataagcTATAGACTTTAGTTATAACAACCAAATAAATAactgatatataaaaataaattatagacTCCACCTTATTTACAATCGAAAATATATGGTAGgttataatatgttaattttttttgtatttactgTCCACCTCAGAATATATCAATTATTCTCAATATGTAATCCTAATTAAATGAATAATTGAGTATAGATTTCTataagtataataatattactataatagtatacttatttgatataatatttaccaaacatttaaaataaat is part of the Raphanus sativus cultivar WK10039 chromosome 5, ASM80110v3, whole genome shotgun sequence genome and harbors:
- the LOC108862060 gene encoding ABC transporter G family member 5 translates to MEKEGCEIEAFDIDYNITERKINVNPFRIFTRKPVLEADQPVKTEEETWKLEDGRTCKKVKHVLKGVTCRAKPWEILAIVGPSGAGKSSLLEILAGRLIPQTGSVIVNQRPVDRANFKKISGYVTQKDTLFPLLTVEETLLFSAKLRLKLPAEELRSRVKSLVRELGLEAVSTARVGDDSVRGISGGERRRVSIGVEVIHDPKVLILDEPTSGLDSTSALQIIDMLKLMAETRGRTIILSIHQPGFRIVKLFNSVLLLANGSTLNQGSVDQLGLYLRSNGLQPPLHENIVEFAIESIEAITKHQRLQQSRRVAAAHHVLTSSQGEGRSGKFTLQQLFQQSKVADVGTMKISKEFTRDFANSRLGETMILTHRFSKNIFRTKELFACRTVQMLGSGIVLGLIFHNIKDDLKGARERVGLFAFILTFLLTSTIEALPIFLQEREILMKETSSGSYRVSSYAVANGLVYLPFLLILAILFSIPVYWLVGLNPSFMAFLHFLLLIWLILYTANSVVVCFSALVPNFIVGNSVISGVMGSFFLFSGYFISKNEIPGYWIFMHYISLFKYPFEGFLINEFSKSSKCLEYGLGKCLMTEEGLLKEERYGEENRWRNVVIMLCFVLLYRFVSYVILRCRCSQRSFKTTLV
- the LOC108863113 gene encoding mitogen-activated protein kinase kinase kinase 3, whose translation is MPTWWVRKSGKNKDDSHHLLQTQTRSVSDKSIRRISADNKSSPDPVTPSRCTPRCSREFAGGASGFSDEKRCHPLPLPSLSASSVPSDQAAGGSVSGSASVSSVSSSGSAEDQSQPTAPRKSNAAAAVSPKAGTRPTSPLHNRFSGMTLESSSSNDGGRSSEYHPLPLPPGSPTSPSVVLPCSPTSPASGVQQGGSWIVGGGSSETTTTASPPLGVSKWKKGRFIGSGTFGKVYQGFNSEEGRICAIKEVKVISDDKNSKECLKQLNQEITVLSQLCHPNIVQYYGSELSEETLSVYLEFVSGGSIHKLLAEYGAFTEPVIQNYTRQILSGLVYLHGRNTVHRDIKGANILVDPNGEIKLADFGMAKHVTAYSTMLSFTGSPYWMAPEVVMHKNGYTLAVDVWSLGCTILEMATAKPPWSQFEGVAAIFKIGNSKDMPEIPDHLSNDAKNFIRLCLQRNPTVRPTAAQLLEHPFLRVHSPRVANTSMHKDVPPRPYDGPSSLPTREPPFSGRHPVFHPIKSPSRENVRAITSLPVSPCASPLRQLGPAYKSCFLSPPHPSYAFPVHESGYNQAEFAASPFRFKKDTSIEPSSYRAQAPSSPFRSRLV